The following coding sequences are from one Paenibacillus sp. JDR-2 window:
- a CDS encoding response regulator transcription factor, producing MRILIVEDEVNLADALSQILKKNNYSVDVAHDGQSGLDNALCGIYDLLLLDIMLPEMDGITVLKKLREEGIATPVIMLTAKGEINDKITGLDYGADDYVAKPFSTGELLARIRAALRRRGEVVPEDGLKYGDIELNTSNLKLMCKGKELKVILKESELMELLIARKTAVTSKEQIIEKLWGFDSDVEHNNVEVYISFLRKKLVFLQSGVKINTIRGVGYVLEATS from the coding sequence ATGCGAATACTGATTGTAGAAGACGAGGTCAACCTGGCCGACGCCTTATCTCAAATTTTGAAAAAGAATAATTACTCCGTGGACGTCGCTCATGACGGTCAATCGGGATTGGATAACGCCTTATGCGGCATCTATGATCTGCTGCTCCTGGATATCATGCTTCCGGAGATGGACGGGATTACGGTGCTGAAAAAGCTTCGCGAGGAAGGTATTGCGACCCCGGTTATCATGCTTACCGCCAAGGGAGAAATAAACGATAAGATTACCGGGCTGGATTACGGAGCGGACGATTACGTAGCCAAGCCATTCTCGACCGGAGAACTGCTGGCGCGGATCAGGGCGGCATTACGAAGAAGGGGCGAGGTTGTTCCGGAGGATGGTCTGAAGTACGGCGATATCGAGCTTAACACCTCCAACCTGAAGCTGATGTGCAAAGGAAAGGAGCTTAAGGTAATCCTGAAGGAAAGCGAATTAATGGAGCTTCTTATTGCAAGGAAAACCGCGGTCACTTCCAAAGAACAGATTATCGAGAAGCTATGGGGCTTTGATTCGGACGTGGAGCATAACAATGTGGAGGTTTATATCTCTTTCTTAAGGAAAAAGCTTGTGTTCCTGCAATCCGGCGTAAAAATTAACACCATTCGGGGCGTTGGTTACGTACTGGAGGCGACCTCCTGA
- a CDS encoding sensor histidine kinase has translation MFNRLRNRFLIVNMVIISFIMILAFSSIYTITYQNNRKTMNEDLIQISEFYRKQEGPEGGKYSGGGGGHGRGDMMVPDGKMKAGPPPERSVSFALTTDADWNITNTDSRFDMDSDFYTLAIKAASSGDSDRGEFNLDGNRWAYDVQQVMEGYSVVFLDVTNQHQFLMTLLYTFLAVGFIMLIVIYFTSRYFANRSIAPVKEAFDKQKRFIADASHELRTPLAVINTNADVLLSNNDDLIRNQEKWLHHIKSETERMRTLTSDLLYLTQMDDARENVIFAPFNLSEAVESVILTLEAVIFEKDIALSYDISPELSINGNVEQMKQVALILLDNAIKYTNTKGKIDLTLKKHGSEVVLNVTNSGEGIPPEHLGKIFDRFYRADASRSRKHGGYGLGLAIAKAIVEQHKGKIHAKSVPGETTSFSVQLPVERH, from the coding sequence ATGTTTAATCGGCTGCGCAACCGCTTCCTGATCGTTAATATGGTGATCATCAGCTTCATTATGATTCTGGCCTTTTCTTCCATTTATACGATTACCTATCAGAACAACCGCAAGACCATGAATGAGGATCTTATTCAAATATCGGAGTTTTACCGTAAGCAGGAAGGCCCCGAGGGCGGCAAGTACAGCGGTGGAGGCGGTGGCCATGGACGCGGGGATATGATGGTTCCCGACGGCAAAATGAAGGCCGGTCCGCCGCCGGAGCGTTCGGTATCTTTTGCGCTTACGACGGATGCCGATTGGAACATTACGAACACGGATTCCCGCTTCGATATGGACAGCGACTTCTATACGCTTGCCATCAAAGCCGCCTCATCGGGCGATTCCGACCGCGGCGAGTTTAATCTCGACGGCAACCGCTGGGCCTATGACGTGCAGCAGGTTATGGAGGGTTATTCGGTCGTCTTCCTGGACGTCACGAATCAGCATCAGTTCCTGATGACGCTTCTGTATACGTTCCTTGCCGTAGGCTTCATTATGCTTATCGTCATCTATTTCACGAGCCGATACTTTGCGAACCGTTCGATTGCGCCCGTCAAGGAAGCCTTCGACAAGCAGAAGCGGTTCATCGCGGACGCGTCCCATGAGCTGCGGACGCCGCTCGCCGTTATTAATACGAACGCCGATGTGCTGCTGTCCAACAACGATGACTTGATCCGCAATCAAGAAAAGTGGCTGCATCATATCAAGTCGGAGACGGAGCGAATGCGGACGCTGACAAGCGATCTGCTGTACCTGACTCAGATGGATGATGCGCGGGAAAATGTGATTTTCGCTCCGTTCAACTTAAGCGAGGCGGTGGAGAGCGTTATTCTGACGCTCGAAGCGGTCATCTTCGAGAAGGACATTGCGCTTAGCTACGACATCTCGCCGGAGCTGTCCATCAACGGCAACGTGGAGCAAATGAAGCAGGTAGCGCTCATTCTGCTGGATAATGCCATCAAGTATACCAATACCAAGGGCAAGATCGACCTCACGCTGAAAAAACACGGCAGCGAAGTGGTGCTTAACGTCACCAACTCCGGAGAGGGCATCCCGCCCGAGCATCTGGGCAAAATCTTCGACCGCTTCTACCGCGCCGACGCCTCCCGCTCCCGCAAACACGGCGGCTACGGCCTAGGCCTCGCCATCGCCAAAGCGATCGTCGAGCAGCACAAAGGAAAAATCCACGCTAAAAGCGTGCCGGGCGAGACCACCTCGTTCTCCGTTCAGCTCCCGGTTGAACGTCACTAG
- a CDS encoding phosphodiester glycosidase family protein, whose amino-acid sequence MPTKELITIFRTRKSKILTTIAVILLIVAAILYKLADRYLIEHVEVKVTPGTSITQGTSTGTSSDSGSGTGSNSTSSSGTSSGTSTSTTSTDAEYDDWNYKDDNETISIKKVETGSGSDMITYYVADVAFNSKMNLLTAFAKDSFGTNITQNTSTIASNNNAVFAINGDYYGFRSDGVVIRNGTVYRDEPARIGLAMFNDGTMKSYDEEETSTDDLLAQGVTNAFSFGPALVTDGEIAGDFSHVEIDKNFGNRSIQNSNPRTGIGMISANHYVFVVVDGRSTGYSRGMTLTEFADLFKELGATEAYNLDGGGSSTMYFMGRVVNNPLGKGNERGVSDIIYIPQS is encoded by the coding sequence ATGCCTACTAAGGAGTTGATTACGATTTTCCGCACGCGCAAATCCAAAATTCTGACCACTATAGCGGTTATTCTGCTTATCGTAGCAGCCATTCTGTACAAGCTTGCCGACCGGTACTTAATCGAGCATGTCGAGGTGAAAGTAACGCCTGGCACCTCCATCACGCAGGGGACCAGCACCGGCACCAGCTCTGACTCTGGCTCTGGAACCGGCTCTAACTCAACCTCAAGCTCCGGCACAAGCAGCGGCACCTCCACTTCAACGACATCTACGGATGCCGAATACGATGACTGGAATTACAAGGATGACAACGAGACGATCAGCATCAAGAAGGTGGAGACCGGCTCCGGCTCGGATATGATCACTTACTATGTCGCCGACGTCGCGTTTAACAGCAAAATGAACTTGCTTACCGCTTTCGCCAAGGATTCATTTGGCACCAATATCACCCAGAACACCTCAACCATTGCATCCAATAACAATGCGGTGTTCGCCATTAACGGCGATTACTACGGCTTCCGCAGCGACGGGGTTGTTATCCGCAACGGCACCGTTTACAGGGACGAACCCGCACGGATTGGCTTGGCCATGTTTAACGACGGCACGATGAAGTCCTACGACGAGGAAGAAACCTCAACCGACGACCTGCTCGCGCAAGGGGTAACAAACGCTTTCTCCTTTGGCCCGGCCCTCGTTACAGACGGCGAAATCGCCGGCGACTTCAGCCATGTGGAGATCGATAAAAACTTCGGCAACCGCTCGATCCAAAACTCGAACCCGCGGACCGGCATCGGAATGATCTCCGCGAACCATTACGTGTTTGTTGTCGTTGACGGACGAAGCACCGGCTACAGCCGCGGCATGACGCTGACGGAATTCGCAGACCTGTTCAAGGAGCTTGGTGCGACCGAAGCTTACAATCTCGACGGCGGCGGCTCATCCACGATGTATTTCATGGGACGCGTCGTGAACAATCCGCTCGGCAAGGGCAATGAACGAGGCGTAAGCGACATTATCTATATTCCGCAATCTTAA
- a CDS encoding bifunctional glycosyltransferase family 2/GtrA family protein → MTILIPSYEPDERLLTLIHHLKEETEGTSILIVDDGSGERYKPIFDSAAEAGCTVLRHPVNQGKGCALKTGFDYVRQHGGTDGVICADSDGQHLPEDILRITDAVRKNRNHIVLGSRQFTGKVPLRSRFGNSATRMVYALATGKPIQDTQTGLRGYSSEMLDWLCKVPGERFEYEMNMLLEAPKAGYDFVEVPIETVYLENNKSSHFRPLADSAKIYFPFLKFVTSSGFSAVIDFVLLFLLQWMTGSLLASVIGARVISSIFNFTMNRRYVFNDGQGISVRKSLPRYFSLVVIILVANYALLYLFHESIGIPLFIAKLMTEVLLFAFSYLVQRKFVY, encoded by the coding sequence ATGACTATACTTATCCCCTCGTATGAGCCGGACGAAAGACTGCTCACGCTTATTCATCATCTGAAAGAGGAGACCGAAGGCACCTCCATTCTGATTGTCGATGACGGGAGCGGAGAGCGATATAAGCCGATCTTCGATTCGGCCGCGGAAGCAGGCTGCACGGTGCTCCGGCATCCCGTTAACCAGGGCAAGGGCTGCGCGCTCAAGACCGGCTTCGATTATGTCCGGCAGCATGGCGGCACGGACGGCGTAATCTGCGCTGACAGCGACGGCCAGCATCTGCCCGAGGATATCCTCAGAATTACCGATGCCGTGCGCAAAAACCGCAATCATATCGTACTCGGAAGCCGGCAATTTACCGGCAAAGTGCCGCTGCGCAGCCGCTTTGGCAATTCGGCGACACGGATGGTCTACGCGCTGGCGACAGGGAAGCCGATTCAAGATACGCAGACCGGCCTCCGCGGCTACTCCTCCGAGATGCTCGACTGGCTATGCAAAGTGCCGGGCGAACGGTTCGAATACGAGATGAACATGCTGCTGGAAGCGCCCAAGGCGGGTTATGATTTTGTAGAGGTGCCGATCGAGACGGTCTATCTGGAGAACAATAAGTCCTCCCACTTTCGTCCGCTAGCGGATTCGGCCAAAATCTATTTCCCGTTCCTGAAGTTCGTCACCTCATCGGGCTTCTCGGCGGTTATCGATTTCGTGCTGCTGTTCCTCCTGCAATGGATGACGGGAAGCCTGCTCGCATCAGTCATCGGGGCTAGGGTAATCAGCTCGATCTTCAACTTTACGATGAACCGCCGCTATGTGTTTAACGATGGACAAGGGATATCGGTGCGAAAGTCGCTTCCCCGGTATTTCTCTCTTGTGGTCATTATTTTGGTAGCCAACTACGCCCTCCTGTATCTATTTCACGAGAGCATAGGAATCCCGCTGTTTATTGCCAAGCTGATGACGGAGGTCCTCTTGTTCGCCTTCAGCTATCTCGTCCAAAGGAAGTTCGTTTACTGA
- a CDS encoding SDR family NAD(P)-dependent oxidoreductase, which yields MQHAKVWYVTGASKGLGLSLVRELIKRGYRVAATSRNIEDLKQAVGEVSEGQFLPLAVDLTQAGSIQASVNKTYEQFGQIDVAVNNAGYGIGGAIEELLQKEIMANFEVNVFGPINVIQSVLPYMRKQRSGHIFNIASIAGFAPHMGWSVYAATKFSLMGLTEVLAQDVQSLGIKVTAVAPGGFRTQFNKADSLVLSANKIEDYSELHSGHNQFVATDGKQLGDPEKAAEVFIDLAESSNPPVQLFLGSDAYRRASEKLDQLREELEANKGISFRTDFE from the coding sequence ATGCAACATGCTAAAGTATGGTACGTGACCGGTGCTTCGAAAGGACTGGGACTGTCCTTGGTGAGAGAATTGATTAAGCGCGGATATAGAGTCGCTGCAACTTCACGTAACATAGAAGATTTAAAGCAGGCTGTGGGTGAGGTGTCAGAAGGACAATTCCTGCCATTGGCGGTTGATCTGACACAAGCGGGTTCGATTCAGGCATCCGTGAACAAGACGTATGAGCAGTTCGGGCAAATAGATGTGGCCGTTAACAATGCAGGCTATGGTATCGGCGGTGCGATTGAGGAGCTGTTGCAGAAGGAAATCATGGCCAACTTTGAAGTCAATGTATTTGGTCCGATTAATGTCATTCAAAGTGTACTGCCCTATATGCGGAAGCAGCGATCAGGGCATATCTTCAATATTGCCTCAATTGCCGGCTTCGCTCCGCATATGGGCTGGAGTGTGTATGCAGCGACGAAGTTCTCGCTAATGGGATTGACGGAGGTGCTTGCTCAGGATGTGCAATCTCTGGGGATCAAAGTGACGGCAGTAGCACCCGGGGGATTTAGAACCCAGTTCAATAAGGCAGATTCCCTGGTACTGTCTGCCAATAAAATTGAGGATTACAGCGAGCTTCACTCTGGGCACAACCAGTTCGTAGCGACAGACGGCAAGCAGCTTGGCGATCCTGAAAAAGCGGCAGAGGTGTTCATTGATCTGGCGGAATCGTCGAATCCCCCGGTCCAATTGTTCCTGGGCAGTGATGCTTACCGGAGAGCGTCCGAGAAGCTGGATCAATTGCGGGAAGAATTGGAAGCGAACAAGGGCATCAGCTTCCGTACTGATTTTGAATAA